A section of the Pedobacter sp. HDW13 genome encodes:
- a CDS encoding alpha/beta fold hydrolase, which yields MMKIRIDIILAAALLSLSSITVRGQRQKSTKPLVIAGQGSFAIGGKTNLTQGVFDVKNALKPDGQTFHGDHAYVFYQRPVKAHKYPLVFLHGAGQSKKTWETTPDGREGFQTLFLRRGFGVYLLDQPRRGEAGKSMVAANVAPTADEQFWFTQFRIGNYPEYFPGVQFPRDSASLEQFYRQMTPNTGPFDATVVSEAVSALFDKIGSSILITHSQGGGPGWLTGIKNDKVKAIVAYEPYSGFLFPAGELPAPISSAGLFGALKGTEIPLADFKKLTRMPIVIYYGDNIADSPTSVWNKDHWRSGLEIARLWAKTINKHGGDAEVVHLPEIGIKGNTHFPFSDLNNIAVADVLSNWLKKKGLDR from the coding sequence ATGATGAAGATAAGGATAGACATAATTTTAGCAGCAGCTTTGCTATCGCTTAGCTCAATTACCGTAAGAGGCCAGCGGCAGAAGTCCACAAAGCCTTTAGTTATTGCCGGGCAGGGAAGCTTTGCAATTGGCGGAAAAACGAATTTGACTCAAGGCGTCTTCGATGTTAAAAATGCCCTCAAACCAGATGGGCAGACTTTTCATGGCGACCATGCCTATGTATTTTATCAGCGTCCTGTTAAAGCACATAAATATCCACTGGTTTTCTTGCACGGTGCCGGGCAATCAAAAAAGACCTGGGAAACTACTCCAGATGGGCGTGAAGGCTTTCAGACTTTATTCTTAAGACGTGGATTCGGAGTTTATCTCCTGGATCAACCTCGCCGGGGTGAAGCAGGAAAAAGCATGGTTGCAGCCAATGTTGCACCAACTGCTGATGAACAATTCTGGTTTACACAGTTCAGGATTGGTAATTATCCCGAATATTTTCCTGGGGTACAATTTCCCAGAGATTCTGCATCTCTTGAGCAATTCTACAGGCAAATGACCCCGAATACCGGCCCGTTTGATGCTACTGTAGTGAGTGAAGCTGTTTCAGCACTGTTCGATAAAATTGGCAGCAGTATTCTGATAACCCATTCTCAGGGTGGCGGTCCAGGTTGGCTAACAGGAATCAAAAATGATAAGGTAAAAGCTATAGTTGCCTATGAGCCGTACAGCGGTTTTTTGTTCCCTGCCGGAGAACTGCCTGCGCCAATTTCATCTGCGGGGCTTTTTGGAGCGTTGAAAGGGACTGAAATTCCGCTTGCTGATTTTAAAAAGCTGACGAGGATGCCGATTGTGATTTACTATGGAGATAACATTGCCGATTCTCCGACATCTGTATGGAACAAGGATCACTGGCGTTCGGGCCTTGAAATAGCCAGACTTTGGGCAAAGACGATCAATAAACATGGCGGTGATGCTGAGGTAGTTCACCTGCCTGAAATCGGAATCAAGGGCAATACCCACTTTCCTTTTTCTGACCTGAACAACATTGCCGTGGCTGATGTTTTATCAAACTGGCTAAAGAAAAAAGGATTGGATAGGTAA
- a CDS encoding flavodoxin, which produces MKRTGKYFIMLSVLISLMTACLKAQNHTGNKPVFTDQKILIVYLSRTGNTKAVAHMIQKYTGGRLMAIELEKPYPENYRQTVDQVARENESGFLPPLSTKVDSIESYDVIFVGFPTWGMQLPPPMKSFLNSYKLKGKQIIPFNTNGGYGIGSSFEKIKALCPDSKVMDGFTVTGGSERNGKLLMIVGAKAVEVEAEVIKWLSRIGFTK; this is translated from the coding sequence ATGAAAAGAACAGGAAAATACTTTATAATGCTAAGCGTGCTAATCAGTCTGATGACAGCATGTTTAAAGGCACAGAATCATACGGGTAATAAGCCGGTATTTACAGATCAGAAGATTCTGATTGTTTACCTGTCGCGGACCGGAAACACCAAAGCTGTTGCACACATGATTCAAAAGTATACAGGAGGCAGGCTGATGGCAATCGAACTGGAAAAACCTTACCCGGAAAACTACCGGCAAACAGTAGATCAGGTGGCGCGCGAAAATGAATCCGGCTTTTTGCCTCCATTAAGCACAAAAGTTGATAGCATTGAAAGCTATGATGTAATATTTGTAGGTTTCCCCACCTGGGGCATGCAGCTGCCTCCGCCTATGAAAAGTTTTCTCAATAGTTACAAGCTAAAAGGCAAACAGATTATTCCTTTTAATACTAATGGAGGTTATGGTATAGGCAGTAGCTTTGAAAAAATAAAAGCGCTTTGTCCTGATAGCAAAGTGATGGATGGATTTACCGTAACTGGTGGATCTGAACGGAATGGGAAGTTACTGATGATTGTTGGTGCCAAAGCCGTTGAGGTTGAAGCTGAAGTAATCAAATGGTTAAGTCGGATTGGCTTTACAAAATGA
- a CDS encoding carboxymuconolactone decarboxylase family protein, producing MKRFVYKVPVLVMLFMSTVVYSKNSVKDTTLSMKQQSLISIASVAAKGDLAKLELALNSGLDNGLTINQAREVLVHLYAYCGFPRSLRGLQTLITVVDRRKNRGIVDQQGPEASRIESAETKYERGRKNLEQLRGVPEKETKTGYAAFAPEIEVFLKEHLFADLFERDVLTFAERELVTVSVLASIGGVEPMLKSHLGICLNLGITSGQLQQFVDLIKLSVGKKEAKGAGAVLQEVLEIKK from the coding sequence ATGAAAAGATTCGTTTATAAAGTTCCGGTGTTGGTAATGCTGTTCATGAGTACAGTGGTTTATTCAAAAAACAGTGTTAAAGATACAACGCTCAGTATGAAGCAACAAAGCCTGATTAGCATTGCTTCAGTTGCAGCAAAGGGTGATCTTGCCAAACTGGAGTTAGCGTTAAATTCAGGACTGGATAATGGCCTGACTATTAACCAGGCTAGAGAAGTATTGGTTCATTTGTATGCTTATTGCGGTTTCCCAAGAAGTTTGAGAGGTCTTCAAACACTCATTACTGTAGTCGATCGGCGTAAAAACAGGGGAATTGTTGATCAGCAAGGACCAGAGGCATCGAGAATTGAAAGTGCAGAAACCAAATATGAAAGAGGGAGAAAGAATCTGGAGCAGCTTAGAGGAGTGCCGGAAAAGGAAACAAAAACCGGATATGCGGCGTTTGCGCCAGAGATTGAAGTGTTTCTAAAAGAACATCTCTTTGCTGATCTGTTTGAACGTGATGTGTTGACTTTTGCCGAAAGAGAACTGGTTACAGTTTCTGTGCTGGCAAGCATCGGTGGAGTTGAGCCAATGTTAAAGTCACATCTGGGCATCTGTCTGAACCTCGGAATCACGAGTGGCCAATTGCAGCAGTTTGTTGATCTTATTAAACTTAGCGTTGGTAAGAAGGAAGCGAAAGGAGCTGGGGCTGTTCTGCAAGAAGTACTGGAAATAAAAAAGTAA